The Anolis carolinensis isolate JA03-04 chromosome 1, rAnoCar3.1.pri, whole genome shotgun sequence genome window below encodes:
- the LOC100558194 gene encoding ferritin light chain, oocyte isoform — MAEPNPKRLKSGLPFCTIHRQQQARALGKLVKQNFPPVVEEGLCGLSSALLEGAYLFQMLGETFDHSDMALPNVSKFFLDQAKEEREAAEALIQYQHVRGGAYCTKVIQKPPNILINGVAPALEVAVLQWKTVAGYFEELYALCVKYADPHTASTIKKEFLRPKITRIKMAGDLLTNAHRLRSAQDGRGDLENYLIDRLQKELKIGSESETCCSFCVPVQKSIGDARERQLLQEEFLWQRNNVRLKHAGLYCFTSQPRWKGLREADRRQNHKWY, encoded by the exons ATGGCGGAGCCCAACCCCAAGCGGCTCAAGAGCGGGCTGCCCTTCTGCACCATCCACCGGCAGCAGCAGGCCCGGGCGCTGGGCAAGCTGGTGAAGCAGAACTTCCCTCCCGTGGTGGAAGAAGGCCTGTGCGGGCTCAGCAGCGCCCTCCTCGAAGGAGCCTACCTCTTCCAGATGCTG GGTGAGACATTTGACCATTCTGATATGGCTTTACCAAATGTCTCAAAATTCTTCCTGGACCAggcaaaggaggaaagggaggcagCAGAAGCTTTGATACAATACCAGCATGTCAGGGGAGGTGCATACTGCACCAAAGTTATCCAG AAACCACCCAATATACTCATAAATGGTGTGGCACCAGCCCTAGAAGTTGCCGTATTACAATGGAAGACGGTGGCAGGCTATTTTGAAGAGCTGTATgctctgtgtgtcaagtatgcAGATCCTCACACTGCAAGCACAATCAAGAAGGAATTTCTCAGACCCAAGATCACAAGAATCAAGATGGCGGGAGATTTGCTTACCAATGCCCATAGGCTTAGGAGTGCTCAAGATGGAAGAGGTGACCTTGAAAACTACCTTATAGACCGCTTGCAAAAAGAACTCAAGATTGGGTCTGAATCAGAAACTTGCTGCAGTTTCTGTGTGCCTGTTCAGAAATCTATAGGAGATGCAAGGGAGCGACAACTCCTACAAGAGGAATTCCTATGGCAAAGGAATAATGTAAGGCTGAAACATGCAGGCCTGTACTGCTTCACTTCTCAGCCTCGGTGGAAAGGTTTGCGGGAGGCCGATCGAAGACAGAACCATAAATGGTATTAA